A genomic window from Nematostella vectensis chromosome 9, jaNemVect1.1, whole genome shotgun sequence includes:
- the LOC5511681 gene encoding trimethyllysine dioxygenase: MRTSAILRACCGATMLRAPFRVLGVSHCKESLEITWQDGAVSQFPSAWLRNSVRDDIIFDTQTFIYNQRSFADFSAKESPIISASYKQESDDVSVEWPDHSTVFNASWLRARDSTNANHLTNGKDLELWDASNKLDITYDFAERKGKLSSWMNDLRKYGIAFFKDVPANDTGLRDLLESIGQVMQRTHPTNHLTISVDPQKIAESDLHIYSPDKHPVHMDTSYYSAPARLTGLLATEYNAPVEDTVNYYVDSLKVIEDIRKEEPEAYELLKSVPARFARRRMTVQEPVEPERVPAFHFETLVKTPFIGYDEGEDRPMLRFSNKQCGIDPDATKDPQTMRRFFEAVKLLETKLTDPENHQQLVLRQGWCAVFNNWRVCHGRSAVHPTTRRTLMLSFISDITWKTRWRILLGETAGLDPKWLYGCSEKELEILANRFEK, encoded by the exons ATGAGAACTTCAGCAATTCTTCGAGCATGCTGTGGAGCTACAATGCTTCGAGCACCTTTTCGAGTTTTAGGCGTATCGCACTGTAAGGAGTCCCTGGAAATAACTTGGCAAGATGGCGCCGTCAGCCAGTTTCCCAGTGCTTGGCTGAGAAATTCTGTAAGGGATGATATCATCTTTGACACCCAAACCTTTATCTACAATCAGCGGAGTTTTGCGGATTTCTCGGCAAAAGAGTCTCCCATCATCTCGGCGAGTTACAAACAGGAAAGCGAT GACGTGTCAGTTGAATGGCCTGATCACAGCACTGTCTTCAACGCATCCTGGTTGCGCGCAAGAGATTCTACCAACGCAAACCATCTGACGAACGGAAAGGACTTGGAGCTGTGGGATGCGAGCAATAAACTTGACATCACATATGATTTTGCCGAGAGGAAAGGAAAGCTTTCTTCATGGATGAACGACCTAAGGAAGTATGGGATCGCGTTCTTCAAAGATGTACCTGCGAATGATACCGGACTCAGAGACCTGTTGGAGAGCATCGGCCAAGTGATGCAGAGAACACATCCAACCAACCACCTCACAATCTCAGTAGACCCCCAGAAAATTGCTGAATCTGACTTGCACATCTACTCACCTGACAAGCACCCTGTTCACATGGATACGAGCTATTACAGCGCGCCCGCTAGACTCACAGGCCTGCTCGCGACCGAATACAACGCTCCAGTTGAGGATACAGTCAACTACTATGTGGACTCTCTTAAGGTCATAGAGGACATTCGCAAAGAGGAGCCTGAAGCTTACGAGCTTTTAAAATCCGTGCCCGCACGCTTTGCAAGGAGACGTATGACGGTCCAGGAACCGGTAGAACCAGAACGAGTCCCAGCCTTCCATTTTGAGACGCTCGTCAAAACGCCATTCATTGGATATGACGAGGGGGAAGACCGTCCGATGCTGCGCTTTAGCAACAAGCAGTGTGGAATCGACCCGGACGCCACCAAGGATCCTCAGACCATGAGGCGATTCTTTGAGGCGGTCAAACTCCTGGAGACAAAGTTGACTGATCCTGAGAATCATCAGCAGCTCGTTTTGAGGCAGGGCTGGTGCGCCGTGTTCAACAATTGGCGCGTCTGCCACGGCCGGAGTGCCGTCCACCCCACGACTCGACGCACTCTTATGCTGTCATTCATAAGCGATATCACGTGGAAAACACGATGGAGGATCCTACTGGGGGAGACGGCGGGCCTGGATCCGAAGTGGCTGTACGGATGCTCGGAAAAGGAGCTAGAAATACTTGCTAATCGATTTGAAAAATGA